Below is a genomic region from Paenibacillus rhizovicinus.
GGCTCTAGAAGGAAACAAGCTGAAGAAGAGAGGCGCGAGAAGCTGATCGTGCTCTACGACGGGACCTGCAATTTATGTTTGGCCAGCGTCCGTCGTTTGAAAGAGCTGCAGTCGACCGCGATATTGCGGTTCATTCCCGTTCAATCTCTCGAGGAAACGTATGAGACGATTCCCGAACTTTCAGCTGTAACCGAAGATCAGCTTTTGACGAAAATGCATGTCGTTGAGATGGACGGCACCCTGCACGCAGGGGCTGCCGGAGTCGTACGTATTCTAAGAACGGTCCGAGGACTAAGATGGCTTGCGCCGCTCTATAAGGTACCCGGACTGCGCAGCGCAGCCGATTTGATGTATCGTTTCATTGCAGGAAGGCGCTATGAATGGTTCGGCAAAGCGGATGACAGCTGCCATGACGGCGCTTGCGCGCTGCCGAAAAGGGACTAAACAGCCTGCGCTTACGAAGCAGTTTTGCTTTCGCAAAACTAAGCTCATGCTTACGAAGCAGTTTTGCTTCGCAAAACTTTAAGGAGGACGATAAAGCCGTGAATGGCGTAAACGTTCAGAATGACGGTGACAAGGGATCGGCCATGCGGTTATTCGCAATGCCGAAGGCAAAACGAACGATTGCGATTATTGCGGCCGGCGTGACCGCGTTATCCATATGGACATCCAGCCCATCCGAAGGTGCAGCCGTGCCGACGCTGGATACGATTCGGGTCGGCATCTTCTTGAATACAAGCAAATACACCTTGAATACGGCGGTCTCGACGTTCAGCTCTTCCGGCTCGCTCAAGGTCGGTATACGTTTACCGTCCTCGGTCGTTCCGCTGTTCGCGACAAGCGCCGGCGAAATAATCCGTTTCACGATGGACGACTATAAGCCGCAGCTGTTCGAAACGACGGATTACATGACCGCGCTCAATGTCATGAAGCGGCTTAAAGCGCTCGGCGCTTCGGGCATCATGACGGCCGTCACCGATCCGCGGGGCAAGGTGTATCAGATTTCGGAAGGCTCCTATACGACCGCTGCCGATGCCAGCGCGGCCGGCAGCAAATGGTTGAAAGACGCCACGATCGCGGGCTATGTTGGCAAAACGGCAAAAGCCGCATTAATCGGACCTCTCCATTTGGAAACAGGAATGAAATATGCTTCCAAGAGCGAGGCTGCAGCGGCAGCCCAGAAGCTTACGGCAAAGGGCATCGAGGCGTACGCGGCGATGAAGCAGAACGGTACAGCGTCCGGCATCTACACGGTGCTCATTGGCGCAGAGAGCGATGCGGCCGCTTTGAGCGCGGTCAAGTCGAAAGCCCTGCAGGCAGATGCAAGCTTGGCGATGAGCCAGACGGATGCCAAATCGGCCTATATGCTCATCCGCGACGATTATACGACCGCGGAATCGGCCTCCAAGCCGCCCGTGGCGCTTTACTCCGTGCCGTTGGCCGACACGAAAGTGTGGATCGAGACGAAAGATCCTTCCGGGATCAAGCTGGCGGAACGTTACAGTCGCAGCTACCGCGGCTCGTTCGAAGTCAGCGGCATGAATAACAAGATGGCCGTCATTAACGAGGTTCCCTTCGAGCAGTATGTGTACGCCGTGGTAGGCGCGGAAATGCCGGCCTCATGGCCCGCAGAAGCGCTTAAAGCGCAAGCGGTCGCTGCACGCACGTATGCGTTGTACCAAGGATTCGGATATCAAATCGCGCATGTCGTGGATACGACGCTCAGCCAAGCATACGGCGGCATCGGTTCGGAGAAGCCGGCGACGATCGCGGCCGTAGATGCGACGCAGGGCCAGGTGGCCATGTATGACGGAAAAGTCATCAATACCGTCTTTTCGTCCAGCGCCGGCGGATTCACGGCAGATGCCACGGAAATCTGGGGCAGCGCCGTCGATTATCTGAAGAGCATTCAAAGTCCGGACACGTCGTCCGAGAATGGGCTGTACAAGTGGTACCGCGTCGTGCTGTCGAACAATCTAGTAGGTTATATCCGCGAGGATTTGCTAGAGGATACCGGACAGAAGTCCGTTAGCGGACAAGCCGTTCTGCGCGTGAAGGGGGACGGCACGAAGGTGCGTCCTATCCCGCTTGTGCAGGACAACGTTCAGGTCGTGGATACGGTCAACAAAGGAACGCTCGTCGTGCAATTGGAGAAGGTCACCCAGTCCAATGAGATGAATTGGGTGCGCGGAACTTATTCTGCGGCGGATATGCTCAAGCTGACGCAAGGCAAGCTCGTCAAGGCAATCAGCGGCCCGATCCGGACGCTGTCCATCAGCAAGATGGGGCCGTCCGGCCGGCCGACCGAAATTCAAGCCAACGGCCAGGTAATCAGCGTCAAAAATCCGGATGCTTATCGAGCCGCGTTCGGGGGATTGCCAAGCACGTTGTTCAAAATCGATGAGACGGCGAAGCTGACCATTGCCGGATCCGGCGGAGCGACGAGCGATCGGCCTTCGGATAGCGGAGCGATGTACATGATCGGCGGCAATGGGAAGAATCAGGAGCTCAAAGCAGCCAACTTCTTCGTGCTGAACGGCAGCGGAGAAGTCCGGGCAGCGACGAAGGATCCGGCATTCCGTTTCGTCGGAGCAGGAAATGGCCACGGAGTCGGGCTGTCGCAGTACGGCGCGCGAGGCTTGGCAAACCTTGGGTATGACTACAAATATATTATGCAATACTACTACAAAGACGCGAAAATCGTTAAGGAATGACTAAACCGATGAATGTAAACGACTTTGATTTTGAATTACCGGAGCGCTTGATTGCGCAAACGCCGCTTGCAGACCGTACGTCGTCGCGGCTCTTGACGTTAAACAAGGCGACCGGTGAAATAGGACATCACCAATTTACGAAGCTGGCGGATATGCTTGAAGCCGGCGATACGCTAATATTGAACAATACCCGGGTCATGCCGGCAAGGCTGCTTGGGGTTAAAGCCGACACCGGAGCGAAGGTAGAGCTGCTGCTGTTGAAACAGCTGGCGGGGGACCGCTGGGAGACGCTGGCGAAGCCGGGAAAACGGCTCAAGGTCGGCGTGAAGCTGGCTTTCGGCGACGACGGGACCGGAGCGCCTTTACTCGAGGCCGTCGTCGTGGGAGAAGGCGAAATGGGAGCCAGGGAGGTTGAATTTCAGTACAAGGGCATCTTCCCCGAGCTGCTGGATCGCCTTGGCGAAATGCCTTTGCCGCCTTATATCAAGGAACGGCTCGACGATCGCGAACGGTACCAGACCGTATACGCGAAGCATGAAGGTTCAGCGGCGGCGCCGACGGCAGGGCTTCATTTTACGAAACCTTTCTTGGAAGAATTGGAACGCAAAGGCGTGAATGTAGGCTTTATTACGCTGCATGTCGGCCTGGGCACGTTCCGTCCGATGTCGGTCGATACGATCGAAGAGCATACGATGCATTCCGAATATTACGAGCTGAGCGAAGAGACTGCGGGCATGCTGCGCAGCGCCAAGGCCAAAGGCGGCCGAATCGTCGCTGTCGGAACAACTTCCGCGCGAACGCTTGAAACCGTTGCCGCCCGTTTTGCGTATGAAGAACTGCGGGCTTGCAGCGGCTGGACCGATATCTTTATTTTCCCTGGTTACGAGTTCAAGCTTGTAAATGCGCTGCTTACGAATTTTCACCTTCCCAAATCAACGCTCGTCATGCTTGTCAGCGCGTTGGCTGGACGGTCGTCGATCATGCAGGCTTACAAGGAAGCCGTCGAGCTGGAATACCGATTCTTCAGCTTCGGCGATGCAATGTTTATTTATTAAGAACCTGGAAAGAGGCAGAGTGCAAAGTGGCAGTTAAATACGAATTACTGAAAACATGCAAACAAACGGGAGCGAGGCTCGGCCGCGTACATACGCCGCACGGGGTTATCGAGACGCCGGCATTCATGCCGGTCGGCACGCAGGCGACTGTCAAGACAATGAGCCCGGAAGAACTGAAGACGATGGATGCCCAAATCATCCTGAGCAACACGTACCACTTATTTATCCGTCCGGGCCACGAAACCGTGCGCAAGGCCGGCGGCCTTCACAAGTTCATGAATTGGGATCGTCCGATCCTGACGGACAGCGGCGGCTTCCAAGTGTTCAGCTTGAGCAACATGCGCAAGATCAAGGAAGAGGGCGTCGAGTTCCGTAACCATTTGAACGGCGACAAGATGTTCATCTCACCGGAGAAAGCGATGGAAATCCAGAACGCGCTCGGTTCCGATATCATGATGGCGTTCGACGAGTGCGCGCCGTATCCGGCCGACTACGATTATGTCAAGAATTCGCTGGAGCGGACGACCCGCTGGGCGGAGCGCTGCCTGGCCTCTCATGCGCGTCCGCATGACCAGGCATTGTTCGCGATCGTGCAAGGCGGCATGTACGAGGATCTGCGCCGTCAGAGCGCGCTGGAGTTGACTTCCATGGATTTCCCGGGGTATGCTATTGGAGGATTAAGCGTGGGAGAACCGAAGGAATTGATGTATAACGTCCTTGATTGTACGGTTCCGCTTCTTCCGGCGAACAAGCCTCGCTATCTGATGGGCGTCGGTTCACCGGACGCGCTGCTCGATGGCGCGATTCGCGGTATCGATATGTTCGACTGCGTTCTGCCGACGCGAATCGCGCGTAACGGCACGACAATGACAAGTCAAGGCAGGCTCGTAATCCGCAACGCTAAATTCGCAGAGGATTTCGGCCCCCTGGATCCTGAGTGCAGCTGCTACACATGCACGAACTATTCGCGCGCATACATTCGTCACCTGATTAAAGCCGACGAGACGTTCGGAATCCGGTTAACGACG
It encodes:
- a CDS encoding thiol-disulfide oxidoreductase DCC family protein, with protein sequence MGSRRKQAEEERREKLIVLYDGTCNLCLASVRRLKELQSTAILRFIPVQSLEETYETIPELSAVTEDQLLTKMHVVEMDGTLHAGAAGVVRILRTVRGLRWLAPLYKVPGLRSAADLMYRFIAGRRYEWFGKADDSCHDGACALPKRD
- a CDS encoding SpoIID/LytB domain-containing protein, whose protein sequence is MNGVNVQNDGDKGSAMRLFAMPKAKRTIAIIAAGVTALSIWTSSPSEGAAVPTLDTIRVGIFLNTSKYTLNTAVSTFSSSGSLKVGIRLPSSVVPLFATSAGEIIRFTMDDYKPQLFETTDYMTALNVMKRLKALGASGIMTAVTDPRGKVYQISEGSYTTAADASAAGSKWLKDATIAGYVGKTAKAALIGPLHLETGMKYASKSEAAAAAQKLTAKGIEAYAAMKQNGTASGIYTVLIGAESDAAALSAVKSKALQADASLAMSQTDAKSAYMLIRDDYTTAESASKPPVALYSVPLADTKVWIETKDPSGIKLAERYSRSYRGSFEVSGMNNKMAVINEVPFEQYVYAVVGAEMPASWPAEALKAQAVAARTYALYQGFGYQIAHVVDTTLSQAYGGIGSEKPATIAAVDATQGQVAMYDGKVINTVFSSSAGGFTADATEIWGSAVDYLKSIQSPDTSSENGLYKWYRVVLSNNLVGYIREDLLEDTGQKSVSGQAVLRVKGDGTKVRPIPLVQDNVQVVDTVNKGTLVVQLEKVTQSNEMNWVRGTYSAADMLKLTQGKLVKAISGPIRTLSISKMGPSGRPTEIQANGQVISVKNPDAYRAAFGGLPSTLFKIDETAKLTIAGSGGATSDRPSDSGAMYMIGGNGKNQELKAANFFVLNGSGEVRAATKDPAFRFVGAGNGHGVGLSQYGARGLANLGYDYKYIMQYYYKDAKIVKE
- the queA gene encoding tRNA preQ1(34) S-adenosylmethionine ribosyltransferase-isomerase QueA; its protein translation is MNVNDFDFELPERLIAQTPLADRTSSRLLTLNKATGEIGHHQFTKLADMLEAGDTLILNNTRVMPARLLGVKADTGAKVELLLLKQLAGDRWETLAKPGKRLKVGVKLAFGDDGTGAPLLEAVVVGEGEMGAREVEFQYKGIFPELLDRLGEMPLPPYIKERLDDRERYQTVYAKHEGSAAAPTAGLHFTKPFLEELERKGVNVGFITLHVGLGTFRPMSVDTIEEHTMHSEYYELSEETAGMLRSAKAKGGRIVAVGTTSARTLETVAARFAYEELRACSGWTDIFIFPGYEFKLVNALLTNFHLPKSTLVMLVSALAGRSSIMQAYKEAVELEYRFFSFGDAMFIY
- the tgt gene encoding tRNA guanosine(34) transglycosylase Tgt, with translation MAVKYELLKTCKQTGARLGRVHTPHGVIETPAFMPVGTQATVKTMSPEELKTMDAQIILSNTYHLFIRPGHETVRKAGGLHKFMNWDRPILTDSGGFQVFSLSNMRKIKEEGVEFRNHLNGDKMFISPEKAMEIQNALGSDIMMAFDECAPYPADYDYVKNSLERTTRWAERCLASHARPHDQALFAIVQGGMYEDLRRQSALELTSMDFPGYAIGGLSVGEPKELMYNVLDCTVPLLPANKPRYLMGVGSPDALLDGAIRGIDMFDCVLPTRIARNGTTMTSQGRLVIRNAKFAEDFGPLDPECSCYTCTNYSRAYIRHLIKADETFGIRLTTIHNLHFLLDLMRGVRQAIMEDRLLDFRNAFFTKYGLFENDKGF